The Mesorhizobium sp. AR10 genome includes the window TTGACGGCGCGGTTGTCCTCGATGTCGATCTTGTAGATGAGGCCGAGCTCGTAGATGTCGGCCGGGATTTCCGGGTCATAGACCGTCTTCAGCGCCGAGACGATGTCGTCGGTCAGCCTCGCCAGTTCGTCGGCGGGGATGGCCGAAGCAGAAACCAGCGGATTGGTGGCCGTTTCCGGCACGGTCTCGGTGGTGTTGCTAGCGTCTTCCATCATCATCACCCGAAGAACTTGCGCGCTTTTTCCAGCGCTTCGGCCAAAGCATCGACTTCAGCCCTGGTATTATACATGCCGAACGATGCCCTGCATGTGGAGGTTACGCCAAAGCGTTTCAACAGCGGCTGGGCGCAATGGGTGCCGGCGCGGACTGCAACGCCCTGCCGATCGATCACCATCGACACGTCATGGGCGTGAATGCCTTGCAGCTCGAAGGAGATGATGGCGCCCTTGCCCGGAGCGTCGCCGAAG containing:
- a CDS encoding SUF system Fe-S cluster assembly protein, producing the protein MEDASNTTETVPETATNPLVSASAIPADELARLTDDIVSALKTVYDPEIPADIYELGLIYKIDIEDNRAVKIDMTLTAPGCPVAGEMPGWVENAVGAVEGVSGVEVNMTFDPPWSPDRMSEEAQVAVGWY